CGGTCCGCCACCGTCGCGACGTGGTCATGCTTTCCCAGAGTCCGGCGATCTTCGAGGGCACGGTTGGGGACAATCTGCGGGCCGGCTCACGGTTTCAGGAAAAGGATCCGCCGGGCGACGAAGTTCTGAAGCGGTTGCTGGAGCAGGTCCGGCTGGCCAAGCCCCTGGACGAGGCGGCGGACAAGCTTTCCGGCGGGGAGCGCCAGCGGCTGGCCCTGGCCCGGGTGCTCCTGCTGGAGCCCCGGGTCTATCTGCTGGACGAACCCTCCTCGGCCCTGGACGAGGAAACCGAACAACTGATCTTCGACATGCTCACAGCCCATGTCCGGGCAGAGGGCAAGACCATCATCATGGTCACCCACTCCAGGGCCGTGGCCCGGAAGTACTCGGACACGATCATCGAGATGTCCGGAGGGAAAGTGCGTCGAGAGGAGGCGCGTTCATGAACGACGTTATTGATCTGACCATGCTCCAGGTCGGCCTGGCCTACATCTTCGTGCTCATTGTCCTGGCCATCGTCCGTTTCCGGGGCATCGGCCGCGAGAAGGAGATCGTGCTCTCCTCGCTGCGCATGACGCTGCAGCTCGTCCTGGTCGGGTACGTGCTGGTCTACGTGTTCGACAACCCGAGCCCGTATGTCACCGGCCTGATCATCGTGGTCATGGAAGCGTTCGCGATCCACACGGTATTCCGGAAATTCCGGGACAAGCTGACCACTCCCCTGCGCAAGGTCGTGGCCTTTTCCATGTGCTTCGGCACCCTGACCTGCATCGTCTATTTCCTGCTGGTGGTGGTGCGGGTCACGCCCTGGTACGAACCGCGGTACTTCGTGCCCATCGCCGGGATGATCATCGGCAATTCCATGACCGGCATCTCCCTGGGCGTGAAGTCGCTGCTGGAGGGCATGACCATTCGCAAACATCTGGTGGAGGAAGCCCTGATCCTCGGCGCCACGCCCAAGACCGCCACCCGGGGAATCATCAACGGCGCCTTTGACTCGGCGATCATGCCGACCATCAACTCCATGGTCGGCATGGGCATCGTCTTTCTGCCGGGGATGATGACCGGCCAGATTCTCTCCGGCACCGTCCCGACCACGGCCATTGCCTACCAGATCGCCATCATGCTCGGCATCCTCGGCGCCGTGGCCCTGACCATCATCACCATGCTTCAGTTGGGCTGTCGCACGTTTTTCAACAAAGAGGACCAGTTGCTGTGAAACGAACGCCGTCAGCTCAGGAACGTATTTCCGTTTTTTTGAATATCATGGAGTTCTGACGGGCTACGGCCCGTATGATTTCGCCCTGGCCCTGACGGGGTTCGTGCTGCTGGAAAAGTGGAAAGCACCGTCCTGGGCCGTGGAGATCATCTCCGCACTGGGCGGCTTGTTGATCAGCCTGGCAAGGGGAGCGGCATTGTAATGCAGTGCCACGGATGGACAGGCTGGAGTCGGCTGGCCCTCACGCAAACGGCATGAGCAGCAGCTTGCGGAGTTTTTGGAGGCTCGGGTCCCGGAAGATGTTCAGGCCGATGGGCATGTGTTCGTGGCCCTGGACGGGCTGGTCCTGGTAGGTGCGGAACAGGCGGTCCCACCAGGGGAAATTGAACCCGAAGTTCCTGTTCGCCTCCTTCATGTTCGTGGAGTGGTGGACCCGGTGCATGTCCGGCGTGACCACCAGCCGCCGCAGCCGGGCGTCCGCGGCCAGGGGCAGGCGGATGTTGGCGTGGTTGAACATGGAGACGCCGTTGAGCATGATTTCAAAGACGATCACCGCCAGGGCCGGCGGGCCCAGGACGAGCACGACCAGCAGCTTGAGGCCCATGGACAGGATGTACTCCAGGGGATGAAAACGGACCCCGGTGGTCAGGTCGAAGACCGTGTCCGCGTGGTGCACCCTGTGGATGCGCCACAGGGGTATCCAATAATGAAAGGCCCGGTGCTGGAAATAGATGACCAGGTCAAGCAGCAGCAGGCCCGCGATGAACTGCGCGGGATAGGGAAGGGGCACGCTGTTCAGCAGCCCCCAGCCCCGCTCCGTCGCCAACAGGGCCAGCCCCACGGGCAGGACCGGAAACAGGACGCGCAACAGCAGCAAGGAGCCCGCGACCAGGCCGAGGTTGCCCACCCAGCGGATCAGGCGCTGGGGAGGCGTTCGCCGACGAGGAAAGAGGTGCTCGGCGACCCCTAAGAGCAGCAAAGCGCCCGCGAAAAACGCCAAACGCCACCAGTGTTCGTGTTCCATGCGCTTGGATTACCAGAAAAACAGTTGAGTCGACAGCCAGTTTTGCAAGATGTCGTTGAACTCACGCCGGACCGCCGGTCAGGAAAAAAAACGGCCCAGGAAGCCTTTTTTCACCTTTTCCGGTTCCGGCAGGCCCAGGTGGCGGCAGATGCGGCATTCCAGCTCGTGTTCGTCCACGTCCTTGCCCTCGACCACAATTTCGTCGTTGACCATCACCGCCGGGGCCGCGGGCAGGTCCTGTTCATAATACTCGTCCGTATGGTACTCGTCCTTGGGCTTGGATATCGTCTCGATTTGCACGTCGTACTTCATGCCCAGCCTGGGCATGATTTTTTGAAAATGCTTTCACGGGCCGCCAT
The DNA window shown above is from Desulfonatronum sp. SC1 and carries:
- the fetB gene encoding iron export ABC transporter permease subunit FetB, translating into MNDVIDLTMLQVGLAYIFVLIVLAIVRFRGIGREKEIVLSSLRMTLQLVLVGYVLVYVFDNPSPYVTGLIIVVMEAFAIHTVFRKFRDKLTTPLRKVVAFSMCFGTLTCIVYFLLVVVRVTPWYEPRYFVPIAGMIIGNSMTGISLGVKSLLEGMTIRKHLVEEALILGATPKTATRGIINGAFDSAIMPTINSMVGMGIVFLPGMMTGQILSGTVPTTAIAYQIAIMLGILGAVALTIITMLQLGCRTFFNKEDQLL
- a CDS encoding ATP-binding cassette domain-containing protein, with translation MFEFIDVQYDNILDLPRLVLGTEQVTSLVGASGSGKTTVLRLLNKMISPTRGRILFQGEDLSQRDSVRHRRDVVMLSQSPAIFEGTVGDNLRAGSRFQEKDPPGDEVLKRLLEQVRLAKPLDEAADKLSGGERQRLALARVLLLEPRVYLLDEPSSALDEETEQLIFDMLTAHVRAEGKTIIMVTHSRAVARKYSDTIIEMSGGKVRREEARS
- the tsoC gene encoding NEPxGxxU motif selenoprotein TsoC; this encodes MALVRFFLNEPNGGPUKHFQKIMPRLGMKYDVQIETISKPKDEYHTDEYYEQDLPAAPAVMVNDEIVVEGKDVDEHELECRICRHLGLPEPEKVKKGFLGRFFS
- a CDS encoding sterol desaturase family protein produces the protein MEHEHWWRLAFFAGALLLLGVAEHLFPRRRTPPQRLIRWVGNLGLVAGSLLLLRVLFPVLPVGLALLATERGWGLLNSVPLPYPAQFIAGLLLLDLVIYFQHRAFHYWIPLWRIHRVHHADTVFDLTTGVRFHPLEYILSMGLKLLVVLVLGPPALAVIVFEIMLNGVSMFNHANIRLPLAADARLRRLVVTPDMHRVHHSTNMKEANRNFGFNFPWWDRLFRTYQDQPVQGHEHMPIGLNIFRDPSLQKLRKLLLMPFA